A window of Sphingobium herbicidovorans contains these coding sequences:
- the nuoL gene encoding NADH-quinone oxidoreductase subunit L, giving the protein MIQLIVLLPLIAAVIAGLGNKALGRLPAKIITTGALFVSCALSWPIFISFLTGEAQAYVAPAFTWIQSGSFDAQWALRVDAMTAVMLVVITSVSSLVHLYSWGYMEEDPDQPRFFAYLSLFTFAMLMLVTANNLLQMFFGWEGVGLASYLLIGFWFRKPSANAAAIKAFVVNRVGDLGFMLGIFGTYLVFDTISIPEILAAAPSMAGSTIGFLGYRLDTMTVLCLLLFIGAMGKSAQLGLHTWLPDAMEGPTPVSALIHAATMVTAGVFMVCRLSPMFETSPTALGVVTFIGAATCLFAATVGTVQNDIKRVIAYSTCSQLGYMFFAAGVGAYGAAMFHLFTHAFFKALLFLGAGSVIHAMHHEQDMRYYGGLRKEIPITFWTMTLGTLAITGVGLPLVGVGFAGFYSKDGILEAAYASGGAGLGAFLVGVFAALLTSFYSWRLVFLTFFGKPRWAASEHIQHAIHGHHESPDEETTHDDHATHGHGSEHANAPAQENAGHDPHGHEADAHALHALHGGTGGYHPHESPWVMLIPLVVLSLGAVFAGFVFHDQFIGSEGGVEFWKGALSFDSHLMHAAHEVPTWVKFAPFTVMLTGLVIAWLSYIKNTDWPRRFVAEFGVLYQFLLNKWYFDELYHFLFVKPAFAIGRFFWKFGDVGFIDRFGPNGLAALVVQGNKVTRRLQSGYLYTYALVMLIGLAAAATWAMTR; this is encoded by the coding sequence ATGATCCAGCTTATCGTCCTTCTTCCGCTCATCGCGGCTGTCATCGCCGGCCTTGGCAACAAGGCGCTGGGCAGGCTGCCCGCGAAGATCATCACCACAGGCGCGCTGTTCGTCAGCTGCGCGTTGAGCTGGCCGATCTTCATCAGTTTCCTGACCGGCGAGGCGCAAGCCTATGTCGCGCCGGCCTTCACCTGGATCCAGTCGGGCAGCTTTGACGCCCAATGGGCGCTGCGCGTGGATGCCATGACGGCGGTCATGCTGGTCGTCATCACCAGCGTGTCGAGCCTCGTCCACCTCTATAGCTGGGGCTATATGGAGGAGGACCCGGATCAGCCGCGCTTCTTCGCCTATCTCTCGCTCTTCACCTTTGCGATGCTGATGCTGGTCACGGCGAACAATCTGTTGCAGATGTTCTTCGGCTGGGAAGGCGTCGGCCTGGCATCCTACCTGCTGATCGGTTTCTGGTTCCGCAAGCCAAGCGCCAACGCCGCCGCGATCAAGGCGTTCGTGGTCAACCGCGTCGGCGACCTTGGTTTCATGCTGGGTATTTTCGGCACCTATCTGGTGTTCGACACCATATCGATCCCCGAAATCCTGGCCGCAGCGCCATCGATGGCGGGTTCGACGATCGGATTCCTGGGCTATCGCCTGGACACGATGACCGTGCTGTGCCTGCTGCTGTTCATCGGCGCGATGGGCAAGTCGGCGCAGCTCGGCCTGCACACCTGGCTGCCGGACGCGATGGAGGGCCCGACCCCGGTGTCGGCGCTGATTCACGCTGCGACCATGGTGACGGCGGGCGTGTTCATGGTGTGCCGCCTGTCGCCGATGTTCGAAACATCGCCGACCGCTCTGGGCGTCGTGACGTTCATCGGCGCGGCGACCTGCCTGTTCGCGGCTACGGTCGGCACGGTGCAGAACGACATCAAGCGCGTCATCGCCTATTCGACCTGTTCGCAGCTGGGTTACATGTTCTTCGCGGCGGGTGTCGGCGCCTATGGCGCGGCGATGTTCCACCTGTTCACGCACGCTTTCTTCAAGGCGCTGTTGTTCCTGGGCGCAGGATCGGTGATCCACGCGATGCACCATGAGCAGGACATGCGTTATTATGGCGGCTTGAGGAAGGAGATCCCGATCACCTTCTGGACGATGACGCTGGGTACGCTGGCCATCACCGGCGTCGGCCTGCCGCTCGTCGGCGTCGGCTTTGCAGGCTTCTATTCGAAGGACGGCATCCTTGAGGCTGCCTATGCTTCTGGTGGCGCGGGCTTGGGTGCGTTTCTCGTCGGCGTGTTCGCGGCGCTGCTGACCAGCTTCTACAGCTGGCGGCTGGTATTCCTGACCTTCTTCGGCAAGCCGCGCTGGGCGGCTTCGGAGCATATCCAGCACGCGATCCACGGTCATCATGAATCGCCCGATGAAGAGACGACGCATGATGATCACGCGACCCATGGTCATGGGTCAGAGCATGCCAACGCCCCGGCGCAGGAGAATGCTGGCCATGACCCCCATGGCCATGAAGCCGATGCGCATGCGCTGCATGCGCTGCATGGCGGCACGGGCGGCTATCATCCCCATGAAAGTCCGTGGGTCATGCTGATACCGCTGGTGGTATTGAGCCTGGGCGCGGTGTTTGCGGGCTTCGTGTTCCACGACCAGTTCATTGGTTCCGAGGGCGGCGTTGAGTTCTGGAAGGGCGCGCTGTCGTTCGACAGCCATCTGATGCACGCCGCGCATGAAGTGCCGACCTGGGTTAAGTTCGCGCCGTTCACGGTGATGCTGACCGGCCTAGTCATTGCCTGGCTCAGCTATATCAAGAACACCGACTGGCCGCGGCGCTTCGTGGCCGAGTTCGGTGTGCTGTACCAGTTCCTGCTCAACAAATGGTATTTCGACGAGCTTTACCACTTCCTGTTCGTCAAGCCTGCCTTCGCCATCGGCCGCTTCTTCTGGAAGTTCGGTGACGTCGGTTTCATCGACCGCTTCGGGCCGAACGGCCTCGCCGCGCTGGTCGTGCAGGGCAACAAAGTCACCCGTCGGCTTCAGTCCGGCTACCTCTACACATACGCGCTGGTGATGCTGATCGGCCTCGCCGCGGCAGCAACCTGGGCGATGACACGATAA
- a CDS encoding NADH-quinone oxidoreductase subunit M, with protein MDGFPILSLMMAVPMAGAIACLYAGANQARWIALLATLVDLALGVLLWANFDQADTAAQWQFQEYAPIFGRFAWALGIDGIALVLIMLTVFLMPICIGASWQSIEKRVGEYMAAFLFMEVLMIGVFTAQDLYLFYVMFEAGLIPMYLIIGIWGGADRIYASYKFFLYTLLGSVLMLIAMMWMVHEAGTTDIPTLMAYNFDPYVQTWLFLAFFASFAVKMPMWPVHTWLPDAHVQAPTAGSVILAGVLLKMGGYGFIRFSLPMFPEASAELAWLVWGLSMVAVVYTSLVALVQTDMKKLIAYSSVAHMAIVTVGLFAFNQAGIEGAMMVMLGHGLVSGALFLCVGVIYDRLHTREIARYGGLSINMPKYAVLFLLFTMASVGLPGTSNFVGEFLALMGIYQASSWVALVCTTGIILGAAYMLYLYRRICYGEQKNADAAAMPDLSMREMWLLAPIAAAVLWMGIYPESFLAPMRSDIRALEARLAAAAPIGDSKIKMGPAIPAGAAHHEEAAPMTHETASGEAH; from the coding sequence ATGGACGGCTTCCCCATCCTTTCCCTGATGATGGCAGTGCCGATGGCGGGGGCCATCGCCTGTCTCTATGCAGGTGCGAACCAGGCGCGCTGGATTGCGTTGCTGGCGACGCTGGTCGACCTGGCGCTCGGCGTCCTGCTGTGGGCGAATTTCGATCAGGCGGATACGGCCGCGCAGTGGCAGTTCCAGGAATATGCGCCGATCTTCGGCCGTTTCGCCTGGGCGCTGGGCATCGACGGCATCGCGCTCGTCCTGATCATGCTGACCGTGTTCCTGATGCCGATCTGCATCGGGGCCAGCTGGCAGTCGATCGAGAAGCGGGTGGGCGAATATATGGCCGCCTTCCTGTTCATGGAGGTGCTGATGATCGGCGTCTTCACGGCGCAGGATCTCTACCTCTTCTACGTGATGTTCGAAGCCGGGTTGATTCCGATGTACCTGATCATCGGCATCTGGGGCGGGGCTGACCGCATCTACGCGTCCTACAAATTCTTCCTCTACACGTTGCTCGGATCCGTGCTGATGCTGATCGCGATGATGTGGATGGTGCATGAAGCAGGCACCACCGACATCCCGACGCTGATGGCGTATAATTTCGATCCGTATGTGCAGACATGGCTGTTCCTCGCCTTCTTCGCGAGCTTTGCGGTCAAGATGCCGATGTGGCCGGTGCACACCTGGCTTCCCGACGCGCACGTTCAGGCGCCGACGGCGGGTTCGGTGATCCTGGCGGGCGTGCTGCTGAAGATGGGTGGCTACGGTTTCATCCGCTTCTCGCTGCCGATGTTCCCGGAAGCCTCCGCCGAACTGGCATGGCTGGTATGGGGGCTGTCGATGGTGGCGGTGGTGTATACCAGCCTCGTCGCGCTGGTGCAGACCGACATGAAGAAGCTGATCGCCTATTCATCGGTCGCGCACATGGCGATCGTCACGGTCGGCCTGTTCGCGTTCAACCAGGCGGGCATCGAAGGCGCGATGATGGTGATGCTGGGCCACGGCCTGGTGTCGGGCGCGCTGTTCCTGTGCGTGGGGGTGATCTACGACCGTCTGCATACGCGTGAGATTGCGCGCTATGGCGGGCTGTCGATCAACATGCCGAAATATGCGGTGTTGTTCCTGTTGTTCACCATGGCGTCAGTCGGATTGCCGGGGACGAGCAACTTTGTCGGCGAATTTCTGGCGCTGATGGGCATTTATCAGGCGTCGAGCTGGGTGGCGCTGGTTTGCACCACGGGCATCATCCTGGGTGCGGCCTACATGCTCTATCTCTATCGCCGCATCTGCTATGGCGAACAGAAGAATGCCGATGCGGCGGCGATGCCGGACCTGTCGATGCGGGAAATGTGGTTGCTGGCGCCGATCGCCGCCGCCGTGCTGTGGATGGGCATCTATCCTGAAAGCTTCCTGGCGCCGATGCGGTCCGACATCCGCGCGCTGGAAGCCCGCCTCGCTGCTGCTGCTCCGATTGGGGATTCGAAGATCAAGATGGGGCCAGCCATTCCGGCAGGGGCGGCCCATCATGAAGAAGCTGCGCCAATGACCCATGAAACAGCGTCGGGGGAGGCGCACTGA
- the nuoN gene encoding NADH-quinone oxidoreductase subunit NuoN: MIDSASLLAVLPELILTAGGLTLLMVAAFGGDGTARVVNWLSVLTLVVAALVLPTSMAHGPLAFDGLVRADAFSVFAKVLIYAAAAAAILLAPRYFLVSGPRRPEYPVLILFSSVGMGMMVSAGDLLTLYVGLEMQSLAAYVLASFMQQDERSSEAGLKYFVLGSLASGILLYGTTLLYGFTGTTGFDGIAVALGDGVGKGELFGLVFLLAGLAFKMSAVPFHMWTPDVYEGAPTPVTAFFGSAPKVAAMALTVRVAIEALGPAGLDWQQIVIFVALASIIFGAVAAIGQTNIKRLMAYSSINNVGFALIGLAAATPAGVAATMSYMAIYVVMTIGAFACILQMRDAEGRPVETIASLAGLSQSRKGLAAALAIFMFSMAGIPPLFGFWAKFLVFDAAVAAGLTALAAFGIAASVIGAYYYLKIIKTMYFDEPAAAYEARGGAVENVILTACAVVIVVGYLLNPVLDQASAAAAASLF, encoded by the coding sequence ATGATTGATTCCGCTTCCCTTCTGGCGGTTTTGCCGGAACTGATCCTGACCGCTGGCGGCCTGACGCTGCTGATGGTCGCGGCCTTTGGCGGTGATGGCACGGCCCGCGTCGTAAACTGGCTGTCGGTGCTGACGCTGGTGGTTGCCGCTCTAGTGCTGCCGACGTCGATGGCGCATGGTCCGCTGGCCTTTGACGGCCTGGTCCGTGCGGATGCCTTTTCGGTGTTCGCCAAGGTGCTGATTTACGCGGCTGCGGCTGCGGCCATCCTGCTCGCTCCGCGCTATTTCCTCGTTTCTGGCCCGCGTCGTCCTGAATATCCGGTGCTGATCCTGTTCAGCAGCGTCGGCATGGGCATGATGGTGTCGGCGGGCGACCTGCTGACGCTGTATGTCGGGCTGGAGATGCAGAGCCTTGCCGCCTATGTGCTGGCGAGCTTCATGCAGCAGGACGAGCGGTCGTCCGAGGCCGGCCTTAAATATTTCGTGCTTGGATCGCTGGCGAGCGGCATCCTGCTTTATGGCACGACGCTGCTTTACGGCTTCACCGGCACCACCGGTTTCGACGGCATTGCTGTCGCGTTGGGTGATGGGGTCGGCAAGGGCGAGCTGTTCGGGCTGGTGTTCCTGCTGGCGGGTCTGGCGTTCAAGATGAGCGCTGTGCCGTTCCACATGTGGACGCCCGATGTTTATGAAGGCGCACCGACCCCGGTCACCGCATTCTTCGGCAGCGCGCCCAAGGTGGCGGCGATGGCGCTAACGGTCCGCGTCGCGATTGAGGCGCTGGGTCCGGCGGGGCTTGATTGGCAGCAGATCGTGATCTTTGTCGCGCTCGCTTCGATCATCTTCGGCGCGGTGGCGGCGATCGGCCAGACCAATATCAAGCGCCTGATGGCCTATTCATCGATCAACAATGTCGGCTTTGCGCTGATCGGCCTTGCCGCCGCGACCCCGGCCGGTGTCGCGGCGACGATGAGCTATATGGCGATCTATGTCGTCATGACCATCGGCGCTTTCGCTTGCATCCTGCAAATGCGCGACGCGGAAGGGCGTCCGGTCGAGACCATCGCCAGCCTGGCGGGCCTGTCCCAGTCGCGCAAGGGGCTGGCGGCGGCGCTGGCGATCTTCATGTTCTCCATGGCGGGCATCCCGCCGCTGTTCGGTTTCTGGGCGAAGTTCCTGGTGTTCGATGCGGCGGTTGCAGCCGGGCTGACGGCGCTGGCGGCGTTCGGCATCGCGGCTTCGGTGATCGGGGCATATTATTATCTGAAGATCATCAAGACGATGTATTTCGACGAGCCGGCAGCCGCCTATGAAGCGCGCGGCGGGGCGGTCGAGAATGTCATCCTGACCGCCTGTGCGGTGGTGATCGTCGTCGGTTATCTGCTGAACCCCGTGCTCGACCAGGCGAGCGCGGCGGCTGCGGCGTCGTTATTCTGA
- a CDS encoding biotin--[acetyl-CoA-carboxylase] ligase yields MLASAEQGGAEGAWLRAGRQTGGRGRMGRAWESPEGNLYCSTLVRLRPDDPPPHLLALVAANAVHALVAPLCAGQAQIKWPNDVLVDGAKIAGILLERAGDAVVVGVGVNVTGHPTGLDRPVTSLAAQGAGDAEAGILVQRLAELFGHWLSVWRAQGLDPVRTHWLLNAHPKGAAMRVIQPDGEVVEGAFDTLDQQGMLILRLANGDARAIHAGDTLLI; encoded by the coding sequence ATGCTGGCGTCGGCGGAGCAGGGTGGGGCGGAAGGCGCCTGGCTGCGGGCCGGACGCCAGACCGGAGGCCGGGGCCGCATGGGCCGCGCCTGGGAAAGCCCGGAGGGCAATCTTTACTGTTCAACGCTGGTGCGGTTGCGACCGGACGATCCGCCGCCGCATCTGTTGGCGCTGGTCGCCGCCAATGCGGTGCATGCGCTCGTCGCGCCGTTGTGCGCTGGGCAGGCGCAGATCAAATGGCCCAATGACGTGCTGGTCGATGGCGCGAAGATCGCCGGGATATTGCTTGAGCGGGCGGGCGACGCCGTTGTCGTGGGCGTCGGCGTCAATGTCACGGGCCATCCGACGGGGCTCGACCGGCCGGTGACGAGTTTGGCCGCGCAGGGCGCGGGGGATGCCGAAGCAGGCATTCTGGTTCAGCGACTGGCGGAATTGTTCGGACATTGGCTGTCGGTCTGGCGCGCGCAGGGGCTGGATCCGGTGCGGACCCACTGGCTGCTCAATGCGCACCCGAAAGGCGCGGCCATGCGTGTCATTCAGCCCGATGGCGAGGTGGTGGAAGGGGCGTTCGACACGCTGGACCAGCAAGGGATGCTGATCCTGCGCTTGGCGAATGGCGACGCCCGTGCCATTCATGCGGGCGATACCCTTCTCATCTGA
- a CDS encoding type III pantothenate kinase: MLLAIDAGNTNVVFALLDGRDIRARWRIATDPRRTADEYAVWLNQLLMLEGYSIADVDAVIVATVVPRALHNLQVLAEKYFKTPALVAGQAPVEWGIELDVAEPASVGADRVVNVIAAHHLYEGDLIVIDFGTATTFDVVDYHGTYKGGIIAPGINLSLDALVSAAAKLPKIAIAPPENRSVIGRNTEAQMHIGVFWGYVAMMEGLVARIRAEIGRPAKVISTGGLAVLFDENSDIFDAIAPDLTILGLALLHERSLNN; the protein is encoded by the coding sequence ATGCTTCTCGCGATCGACGCGGGCAATACCAATGTGGTTTTCGCGCTGCTGGACGGACGGGACATCCGCGCGCGCTGGCGGATCGCGACCGACCCACGGCGCACCGCCGACGAATATGCCGTGTGGCTCAATCAGCTTTTGATGCTGGAGGGCTACAGCATTGCGGATGTGGACGCGGTGATCGTCGCGACGGTGGTGCCGCGCGCGCTGCACAATCTGCAGGTGCTGGCCGAGAAATATTTCAAGACGCCCGCGCTGGTCGCGGGGCAGGCCCCGGTTGAATGGGGCATCGAACTGGATGTGGCGGAGCCGGCTTCGGTCGGCGCTGACCGGGTTGTCAACGTGATCGCCGCGCACCATCTGTATGAAGGCGACCTGATCGTCATCGATTTCGGGACCGCGACCACTTTCGACGTTGTCGATTATCATGGCACGTACAAGGGCGGCATCATTGCTCCGGGCATCAATCTGTCGCTGGACGCCCTTGTGTCGGCGGCGGCCAAGCTGCCCAAGATCGCCATCGCGCCGCCAGAGAACCGATCGGTTATCGGTCGTAACACGGAAGCGCAGATGCATATCGGCGTGTTCTGGGGCTATGTCGCGATGATGGAAGGGCTGGTCGCCCGGATACGCGCGGAGATCGGCCGACCGGCAAAAGTAATTTCGACAGGCGGGCTCGCCGTCCTGTTTGATGAGAATAGCGACATATTCGATGCGATCGCACCTGACCTGACCATTCTGGGTCTGGCGCTGTTGCACGAGAGGAGTTTGAATAACTAA